GGGATGcagtcaaaaagtgattgaattcgaGTGGAATTTCCCTCCTTATAACCAGCCAGTTTGTTTCTAACGTGGAAACGGGGATTGTTCGACAATGCAGCCGACAGTGAAGGCGACTGCTGGCTGACTGATCTACAATGCCGTGTtaaaaacaactgggaacttggaaatctCTGACTTCCGACTTCGGGTGCGTTCAACACAACATGGGAAATATGAAAAAacacgagctccgactgggagaaatcgttttgaacggtcatccaactcagaattccaagtcTGGAACTGGACCTGAAGATCCCTgacaagttcccagttgtcttgaaagggCCATAACCTCAACTCCACGTCATACGATGGAGTTCAGCGGTGACAAGTGTGGGCGGACTGCACCCCCGACTACATCGAGTCCCTATCTGTCGATAGTACACATTTTCATTCTTTAATGCTTTCTTTGTACCTATGTTTGTCCTGTGTAAATGCAAGCTTTTCTTTGGGTGCTGAAAGCCAAAGTTTTTGATAAAAGTAGAGGTTTATGCAACGTGTAGTGGTGTAAATTGCAATTAAGGATGTGCATGACAGATATTCTCTCTACCATCCACCACAGGCATGCAATCTCCCCACATGAAGAGGAACAAAGGGACAAATAGTCCAGTGGACTGTCTGCGCCTTGGCACCAGCCATGATGCCCGGGCAGTGAGGGCTGTGTATTTACTGATGAGAAGGGCTGCTGCTTCCTCTGCCATGGCTTACCTGGGTGCATTCTCTGCTAACTCTGACGCAAGGCCTCCTGACCTGCCGCCCACCACAGACTTCTCTGACCTGGGCTCAGCAGGGGTGCACCACTCCTGCAACCAGACTGTTGACTCTCCTCACTTCCACAACTTTGGCTTTAAAGGGGTCTGACTCTGACTTTTATGTCTTTGTCTGTGGGGGACATTCATTCTAGTGGGGAAATGATGACATCTACTGCCAAGACTTTCAATCCTCCTGTCCATCCTTAATAGAGCCCCACATTGGAGgtgtcaaacagggaaatggttccaatcgctTTTACaccatttttcccatagggaattttagaaacacttaaaataagggctgtgttttgtgtaggcttaccatGGCATGACGTTTTGccaaccatgtaaatctctctcagacaaggtgacttctaaaatcccctatgggagaaattattggaaccatttccttgtttgaccgctaggttttatgggtattatgactcatactgtggtactctatgaaAATACAAGGGCAATTGCCTCTTATTGTTGAGTGATATGtgctgataaaaaaaaaacattgaagcTCTATTTTCTTATTTTTGATCCTTGTCTGTTTTCAACCTGTCTGATGCCATTATCTGGCTGTGGATAGAACATGGCTTTCTTGAAACTGTTTTTAATGATGTAATGTAAGCATACCTTCTCTTTTCAATTGTTTGTTTTTAGTTTAATTATATTAATATGCAGCAATATGCAGCCTTGTGTACCCTAGTTAGTACACAATAATGCATCATCACAAACATTTGATTGAAATAAATGTACACAGCCGGCTATACTGTTGCACATCTTTGTCTATAAAAACAGTCTTCCATTGCAATAAGGCAGTTAACAATTTCCCTAGTTTTCTACAAGGTCATCCAGGCAAGGAGTACAACCATAAGAGCATTAGGTAAACACCAATTATtgataaatttaaaaaaaagtttataaAGACAAATTCCCTCTCTTGACATAAATATTTGATTCCCTTGTGGAAGGAAGGGAACAGAGCGGTCAAAACCTTTTGCCGATTTCTCTCAACGTCAGCCTCCGTAGTTTCTTGTTTGGTTGCCAAGGAAATGAGGATCATGGTGGCTTCAGCATTTTCATCTGATTGAATCCAAGCGGTAGCTGTGTTTTTGACATTATCGTTTTTGTTTTACTGACTATGTTGTGTATGAAGTGATGTATTAAAACGTTAATCAAATGTTCTAGTTTGCTAACTAACTAACAACCATATTTCAGGCCAGCTATGTTGACAAATGTATCATTTGAACCTACGACTAcgaggctagctagctaacgttagccagatagctaactagctagctaatccCAGCTAGCCACTGACACTGTAAACAGATGTTCAATTCAGCGTTATTACGTGCTCTACCTGCAGGCAGAGGAGCTGCAATTATACCAGTAATGGCAGAGCTGCACATTGTCGGTCAGATCGTTGGGGCAAGCGGCTTCCCTCATAGCAGTCTCTTCTGCAAGTGGGGAATTCATACAGGTGTCTTTTGTTGTATTCAGATTATTTTATTGAGCATTTTACTTCACCTCATCCGTTGTGATTGTGGATTCTCTGTTTCCAACCACACGTCTATTTCGTTATGTAAGGGGGTGCATGGCGACTTCTCTCGGGCTTGAAGGAGGGGCAGACCCAAGTGGATTTGCCTCAGACAGGGGACATGGCATTCTGGAGTCATCCCATTGATCTGCACTACACCACTAAAGGACTGCAAGGTAGTTAGCTACCTTCCTGACAATTTATAAGTAGCAGTTCATCACAGACGTCAATTAAAAGCTACATAACTTACATACCTACATCTACCAAGCCTAGCTTTCAGGTTAAAAATAACAGGGTAAGACTGGAAcattttcaaagactccagccacccaagcaatagactgttcactctgctccTGCACACCAAgcagtactggagtgccaagtctgggaccaaaaggcacctgaacagcttctacccccaattcataaaactgctgaacagttgatcaaatggctacccggactatttgcattgacctttttttgcactaactcttttacactgactctatgcgtggacactcactggactctacccacacacatacactgacaccccaacacatgcacacacacacacacgttacacatGCATATAgatgcctcacacacacactttcacactccacatacgctgctgctctGTTTATTTTCTATCCTGATTGCCttgtcacttttacccctacctacatgtataatattacctcaactacctcgtacccctgcacattgactcagaacTGGTACTTGTATGTAGCCTCGCTGTTGTTATTTATTATgattgtgttactattttctatttttatttgcTAATTTTCTTACTttataactgcattgttgggcTCGTATGTAAGCATTTTACAGtaacgtctacacctgttgtatttggcacgtgacaaataaaatgttactaTATTTGACTTCTCTTCCCCATTAGGCTGGCCCAAGCTTCACCTGCAGGTTTGGCACCAGGATGCATTTGGGCGCTGTCAGCTGTATGGGTATGGATATTGCCATGTGCCCTCCAGCCCAGGGCACCACTATGTACGCTGTGTGACCTGGAGACCACTGGGATCCTGGCAAGAGCAGATATCTCAAACCTTTGTGGGTGGAGGTCCCCTGCTGCGCTCCCCAGacatcatatacagtggggcggacagatataggctgcacacagtgGCTATGGGCACTGTAGAGCTGGAGCTAGGCATCATCATGCGACACTTTGACAGATATGGTGTAGAGAGCTGAAATGTTGAGAGATTGGACAGAGCAAAGGGTGAATGGAGAGAGGCCTGAATGGAGCACTGTATTGTTAGTGGGTGTGGATTTTGACCATATCTGCAACGGGTACATAAGACTGAGCAGGTCAGATGAGATATTTTGCCTTGTGAGATGTGTTGATGTTGCATACATTCACTATAGATacaagagtatgtggacaccaattcaaatgagtggattcggctatttcagccacacccattgctgtcaggtgtataaaatcaagcacactgctatgcaatctccataggaaaatattgtcagtagaatggccttactgaagagttcagtcACTTTCAACATGGCACGGTCTTAGGATGCCatatttccaacaagtcagtttatcAAATTTCGGCCCTGCTAGAGCtgacccggtcaactgtaagtggtgttattgtgaagtggaaacgtctaggagcaataaatgctcagccgtgaagtggtaggcacacaagctcacagaacggggccgccgagtgctgaagcgtgtaccgtgtaaaaatcatctgtcctcggttgcaacaataacaagttccaaactgcccctggaagcaacgtcagcacaaaaactgcttgtcaggagcttcatgaaatgggtttccatggccaagcagccgcacacaagcctaagatcaccatgtgcaatgccaagcgttggctggagtggtgtaaagctcgccgcagttggactctggagcagtggaaacatgttctctggagtgatggatCACGCTTCACATTCTGGCAGTCCAACGAACAAATCTGGGTTTGTCGGATGCTAGAAGAATGCTTCCTGCCCTAATGCATAGTGCTAActctaaagtttggtggaggaggaataatggtctggggctgtttttcatgggctaggccccttttttccagtgaagggaaaacttaaagctacagcatacaatgacattctagatgattctgtgcttccaactttgtgttaGGCCTTTTCCTGCTTCAGCAggaaggtccatacagaaatggtttgctgagatcggtgtggaagaacttgactggcctgcacagagccctgacctcagccCCATTGAACACTTTTGGAATGAACTGGagcaccgactgcgagccaggcctaatcgcccatcaGTGACTGACCTTACTAAAGCGGCTGAtatggcagcaaaggggggaccaactccatattaatggccatgattttggaatgagatgttcgagcaggtgtccacataattttggtCAGGTATGTGTATAATGAGAAGACCCCAACATGCAAATGTGTGTCTTTCCCCTATTTCTCCACAAAGGGGGGGGTGTGAGCCTTTCAACACAATCTGCCTTCctgatttttaattttttatattattttaaacATTTTATATAACAGATATTTAAAAATGCAAACCAGATTTTATACTGTACTTAATTTCAGTTTTCTATTTTCCTATGAACTTTTTTTTATATAGTAAAATTATGTAAATAAATCATTACCTGCATGCCTGTGatctataacctaacctgcatcaTTTTGCTTTACAAATATTCCCTCAAAGTTTGCAAGTTTCATATCTAATGACACAATTAATTCACTCATCAATTTATTTTTCGTAATAATATGCAGTTGTTAAAGTTTGATAGTAGATTGTAGTAATAAACACAGGGTGGAGACAAAATACACTGAATATacaaagcattaggaacaccttcctaatattgagttgcaaaaaagcctcaattcgtcggggcatggactctacaaggtgtcgaaagcgttccacagggatgctggcccatgttgactcaatttcagcttttctttctttcatcacattcccagtgggtcagaagtgcaatacactcaattagtatttggtagcattgcctttaaattgttaaacttgggtctaacgtttcgggtagccttccacaagattcccacaataagttgggtgaattttggcccattcctcctgacagagctgatatgaccgagtcaggtttgtaggcctccttgctcacacaggctttttcagttctgcccacaaatgttctataggattgaggtcagggctttgtgatggccactccaatacattgagtttgttgtccttaagccattttgccacaactttggaggtatgcttggggtcattgtccatttggaagacccatttgcaaccaacttcctgactgatgtcttgagatgttgcttcaatatatccacatcattttgaTGACATCTGTTttgggaagtgcaccagtccctcctgcagcaaagcacccccacaacatgatgctgccacgtcCGTGttttacggttgggatggtgttcttcggcttgcaagcctccccctttttcctccaaacataatggtggtcattatggccaaacagttctatttttgtttcatcagaccagaggacatttctccaaaaggtacgttctttgtccccatgtgcagttgcaaaccgtagtctggcttttttatggtttcttccttgctgagcggcctttcaggttatgtcgatatagaactcgtttttactgtggatatagatacttttgtacccatttcctccagcatcttcacaaggtcctttgctgttgttctgggattgatttgcacttttcgcaccaaagtacgttcatctctaggagacagaacacatctccctgagcagtatgacggctgcacggtcccatggtgtttatacttgcgtactattgtttgtacaggtgaacgcggtaccttcaggcgtttggaaattgctcccaaggatgaaccagacttgtggaggtctacaatattttttctgaggtctttgctgattccttttgattttctcatgatgtcaagcaaagaggcacggagtttgacggtaggccttgaaatacatccacaggtatacctccaattgactcaaattatgtcaattagcctgtcagaagcctcaaaagccatgacataattttctggaattttccaagctgtttaaaggatgtcaacttagtgtttgtaaacttctcacccactggaattgtgatacagtgaattataagaaAAATTACtactttgtgtcatgcacaaagtagatgtcctaaccgacttgccaaaactatagtttgttaactagaaatttgtggagtgtttgaaaaacaatttttttaatgactccaacctaagtgtatgtaaacttccgacttcaactgtatatgaactATAAAGGTATTGTAGCCATGTCAGTCTTTTTAGATGATACTATGGATGATGCTACGTTTTTAGCACTTGCAGGCGGATTGAATTTAGCAAATCAACCAGTTATTTTAAGTTCTTCCATGTGTTGTCTTCCAGCAAAGCTAACAGAACAAGCAGCCCTGTGCTTTGAAATGGCAGAAGTTTCACAATGCTGCTCACTTCCTGGACTTAGTGTCATACATTTTTAGTGCAAGAGAGGAACTGGAGAAAAATATCCGTGGCTGAGGATGACTAGTAAAACAAACCGCACAATGAATGCATGAACAGTAGGGTCTAACTTTAGTCTGAAACGTTTTAACTAACTGGATCTGAATATAGTAAGACTAGAGAAGGAGCTGTGACTACGTGTGGGCGAGTTTGTTGTTGCTGTTAGGATGTCTCTGCTCTTTCATTTGTTGTGGTGTTCTCTGGCAAGGTTGGGTTTGGAAAGTGCGTCTACTGGTCTAGTGAGTGACAGCATCAGTCTTGGAGAATTTGAATTGAAGCTAGGCAGTAGTTTTTTGACTCCTAACATTTGACTCCTAGCAATAtgctgtgtgcatgtgtttatGAATTACCCTTTTGCTTGGAAAGGGAATTGGGTCAATTGACTAAAATTTCTTCAGTAATGTTGTATGAAGACTGtcacatttgcaaaaaaatgtgCTTAGGAATGGATTTTAACAAATTAAAAGTTTATAGAGGGTGGGGAAGAAAGTTGAGACAACTTGACAATTTTCATTGAGATTTCCCTTTTATAGTTCATGACTTTCCAAATCTCACAGTTTACACAGGGCCACCTGTTTCCAGAGCTTGTTTGTTgtattaacgtgtgtgtgtgtatttgggtcCCAGGGACAGGTAGTAATGTGGTGATGTGCTGTAGTTCATTCATTCCTTGAGTTGAGACTGCCTCTAGGGAGCACTGAGAGTATGCGAGGCACTGTACCAGTGAGACAGTGACTCAGTCTAGGCTGAGCTCTTGTGGTGCTTCTCCGTGGTCTGACCTCGGTTCCACAGCGTGCGCCAGTCACAGAGGAGCTCAACTTGAGATCCTGAAGAGCCTCCTGTGTTTCAGTGAGTATTGTGACAGCAGCAGGAGTAGTGCATTGAAATCAGCTCCCGCAACGGGACTCGGCGAGCTCAAACAGGACGGTAAAATCCACATAATAGTCATCTCTGAAAGCCTGCTGTCTTTAGACGTCGTTCCTCTTTTGAAGTGGGCCATGAGGGCAGAATGTTTGACGCTGGTTGCCTTATTGGCGCTGGAATATGTGTGTCGGAGTGAAGCCATGTCCACCTGTAAGTCTCTGGACTTGGAGCTGGTGAAGAGGAAACGTATTGAGGCCATCCGTGGACAGATACTGAGCAAGCTGCGGCTGCCCAAGGAGCCAGAGATTGACCAGGAGGGAGACTCTGAGGAGGTCCCAACCTCCCTGATGTCCATCTACAACATCACAGTGGAGCTGAGTGAGGAGCAGGTGCAGACGTACATACCGGCCACTCGGGATGCAGAAGAGGAGGCATACTTTGCAAAGGAGGTCCACAAGTTCAACATGAAACAAAGTGAGTGCACTAGCTTTGCAAGGATAACGACGCCGaggctttttctaaaatgttttatgagattagtGGGATCTTGGGATCTCAACCAAggggttgcaagatcgaatcctcgagctgataaggtaaaaatctgtcgttctgcccctggacaaggcagttaacccattgttcctagggcgtcattgaaaataagaatttgttctttatatgatttgcctagttaaataaaggtgaaataaaaaatgcctccatacagaatctttccagatccttgataccctcgtctgcgcttatggactgccctcttcaattcaaaccacaggttttcaatgtggttcaagtccggagactgagatggccattgcaaaaatGTTggttttgtggtcaattaaccatttatTTGTGGATTTTTTTATGTGTGcttaggttattgtcttgctggaagatccaatTGTGGCCAAGTGTCATCCTcttggcagaggcaaccaggttttggCTAAAATATCCTGGTACTTTGTAAAGTTcctgatgctgttgaccttaacaaaGGCCCCAGGACTAGTGGAAACAAAATGGCTCCATAACACCATGCCATTGCAagtaacaaaatatattttggtacttgtaacaaaatatatttctctgtgcaattgtattagtataatatCATTTCCAAATGTTTTGAGCATGCTATGTAGCTTGGTATTTGTGTGACTTGTAGTATTTATCATTCTGAACTTACCTGTATATCCATGCATGCTGCTGCTTACACAGATAATACGGCCTGGGTAATTCCAGTCCTCGGGGGGCCTCATTGGTGTTACacttcttctccatccctagcaaacacacctgattttaaactaattgcattctaaactgaagatcatgattagttgattattggagtcaggtgtgttagctgggactggggcaaaaactgtgacaccaatcaggcccccgaggactggcGTTGCCCAGGCCTGCGAGTAGcttgtcaagttaaagtggatGTTTCCCTAGCCTTACTTTAGTCAGGTATAGGCGTGTTAAATGCTTAATGTGTGTAGGGGGCTCTTCAAAGGTTGATTTTTAAGGTATAAATCTTTAATTAGGCCATACCATTGGAGAGGCGTGCGAGATATTTGCAGACCTATGCCTATTTGGCAACCCTTTTCCCACGTCGGAGAGTATATCCGTGGACGGTTCTGATAAGGAAATTGTCGTTTGCATCGCTGTGCAGTTCCCAGGAATGAATTAAGTCCAATTGTCAGATGCTACCACCCCCCTCGAAATGAAAACCAAACATGCTCAGTTCTACTTCCCGTCTGCGGCAGCAAGTTACCCAATTGCGGGTCTGATGATCTATTCTAGACAAACATGTGAAACACCAGTGTGTTTGCTAAGCTAGACACAACATGGATTCCATGTTTGGTTTTGATTTAGAGGGGGTGGGGACATTTTAACAATTGGATGTCATTTTTTTCCTGGGCAAAGCTTAGGAACGATTTCCTTATCAGAACCGTCAACCGACCACTGATGTACTCTCCGATGTGGGAAAAGTGTAGCCAAACAGAGTCGGCAATCTCGGCAAGGTGGCTCAATGTCCTACAGCTAGACCATATTGTCACTTAGAATGTGGAGGGTGAGACCGATGGATGGGGCAAGGGAGGTTTCCTCGGACTGATTCCTGTGTGCTTATCTGGGCAGCTGGCAGGAAGGAACACTTCAGGATACATTCTGTTAAATGACTCAAGTCGTGCCCTCGCCAATAATATGGCTTCTATCCCTGTAAACCATGAAGCACCTGTCAACCTTTTCACCACACTGGATTCTGCGACGTAGGATGATGCAGAGAGGGTTCGCAGACATGCAAACGATTAAGCTAATCAAGGCTATTTCAACCATGTCATATGTTGTGAATATGATGCATTTGAAATAGTGCTGTAGTTTCTGACTGAGCAAATTTAGAAACTGCAGTTGGTGGAACATTTTTAGGATGTAAATGTGTATAATTATGTCCTTTAGATAAGGTTGTTGACTGGAAATGGGTGTTTCTTCCATTGGTTTACTGAACTGACTGCAATGGCCCTGTCTGCTGTGTTTAAAACCACGGCCTGCCTCAACCTTTTACCTCTCCCTACCAGATGTTTCCTTCCCTTTGCTGGATCCTTCCCCTTTTCTGTCTAAAGACAGTATAAATCTCTGCAGTGTAAACTTGTTGTCCAGGCAGTCACTGAGCCGGTTAGGTTTGCCCTAGAAGCTCTCATGATCGTGACCTCTGAATAGCTCCCTTTTTCGTTTAGTGTAATGCTATGTGGTGGTGCATCATGGTTTGCTCTCGAGAACCCAAGGTGGCATTCTGCTCAGAGTTCTCAGGCGTAAGTATCGCCCAGAGGCTGGGACCATGTGAACTACAATCCCCACACTCTGCTTTAATGTTTATAAACGTTAATAATCCTCACTTGCAATAAGGTTTTGGAAACATAAAGCCCTCTCTTTTCACATCACATAACAAATAACTTCACAAATGCAAATTATACACTTACAATTATACACTGTTTTAACACAGTTGCAGCCAACAATATTTTTtaattgagaacttgttctcaactagcctacctggttaaataaaggtgaaataaaattaaaacaCTTTTTTGGCTTCCTTATTCCGTTACACGCAGGTGTTCGGAGCACtctagatagctaattagcacaggtggtcgCCTCTGTCTTCTGTCGGTCTTCTGTAAGAAACCGCTGTAACATGGAAATATGGCTGGggttccccctcccccaccccggCAGAAGATACCTTTGTGAATAGATGCTAGAGTTAGCTAGAGGCTACAGCGTGGTGTGATCTGGCCCCCAGAGCAGGCTCACTTCCTCAGCGGCCTTTCCAATGTGTAATTATTGTTACAGCCTCACAGGGGTAATTTTGGCTCCAGCGGAGAGTATTTGAGGCAAAGCCAAACCTGAAACTGCTTTCGCCTCTCCCTGAGAGTGTCTTTTTATATAACATAATCTATCCACAATAGTTTTTTTACCGGTACAAATGCTTTCTCTATGGCCTCCTCTCTTACACCGACTGGTCCTGTAGTAGAAATAATTAACAATCGCTGATGGACTCTCTTTCTTCCGCAGGTGAGAACACCAGTAAGTACCAAATGCTCTTCAACATGTCTGAGATGCGGTCTGTATTGGGGACAGATCGACTGCTCTCTCAAGCTGAGCTCCGTATCCTCATCAAAAATCGTGGCATGCACGACAGAAGTGAGCAGAGGCTGGAACTCTACAGAGGCACTGGAGATAAGGCACGTTACATGAAGTCCCATTTTGTCTCAAAGGAATGGGCCAATCGCTGGGTCTCCTTTGATGTTACACAGACTCTGAGGGAGTGGCTGAAAGGGGCTGGTAAGTTACAATTTCCTTTAGGGTTGTAGTCATAATTGCATAACACAAACAGTCTGTTGAATCACTGACAATCATATCCTGTTACAAATCTGTGTTTGATTTAAGTGGCACTACAAAGAAGGCCTATGGCAAAGCATGTGTAAGAACTTTCCAATAGACTTTTACACCTAAAACAGCAGACCTATTCCttcaggttaaaaaaaaaaaaaaagttgataCACAATttatatttggatttttacaacaTTTTCCAGGAAAGGAGCAAGGATTCCAATTGAAGTTGCCTTGTGAATGTGGGAAAGCAATGGA
The Oncorhynchus keta strain PuntledgeMale-10-30-2019 chromosome 11, Oket_V2, whole genome shotgun sequence genome window above contains:
- the LOC118390428 gene encoding B9 domain-containing protein 2-like isoform X1, with translation MFNSALLRALPAGRGAAIIPVMAELHIVGQIVGASGFPHSSLFCKWGIHTGGAWRLLSGLKEGQTQVDLPQTGDMAFWSHPIDLHYTTKGLQGWPKLHLQVWHQDAFGRCQLYGYGYCHVPSSPGHHYVRCVTWRPLGSWQEQISQTFVGGGPLLRSPDIIYSGADRYRLHTVAMGTVELELGIIMRHFDRYGVES
- the LOC118390428 gene encoding B9 domain-containing protein 2-like isoform X2, with the protein product MAELHIVGQIVGASGFPHSSLFCKWGIHTGGAWRLLSGLKEGQTQVDLPQTGDMAFWSHPIDLHYTTKGLQGWPKLHLQVWHQDAFGRCQLYGYGYCHVPSSPGHHYVRCVTWRPLGSWQEQISQTFVGGGPLLRSPDIIYSGADRYRLHTVAMGTVELELGIIMRHFDRYGVES
- the LOC118390427 gene encoding transforming growth factor beta-1 proprotein-like, with the protein product MRAECLTLVALLALEYVCRSEAMSTCKSLDLELVKRKRIEAIRGQILSKLRLPKEPEIDQEGDSEEVPTSLMSIYNITVELSEEQVQTYIPATRDAEEEAYFAKEVHKFNMKQSENTSKYQMLFNMSEMRSVLGTDRLLSQAELRILIKNRGMHDRSEQRLELYRGTGDKARYMKSHFVSKEWANRWVSFDVTQTLREWLKGAGKEQGFQLKLPCECGKAMEEFLFEISGMNKPRGDKETLFMNMPKPHILLMSLPVERHSQLSSRKKRQSTTEEICSDKSESCCVRKLYIDFRKDLGWKWIHEPTGYFANYCIGPCTYIWNTENKYSQVLALYKHHNPGASAQPCCVPQVLEPLPILYYVGRQHKVEQLSNMIVKSCKCS